One genomic window of Papilio machaon chromosome 17, ilPapMach1.1, whole genome shotgun sequence includes the following:
- the LOC106708904 gene encoding 3'-5' ssDNA/RNA exonuclease TatD has protein sequence MTSEETQIPEELKGCYENLIVIDIGANLTNKKYGRDLDSVIQRAKDAGVQKIMVTGTSVRNSKEALRLTRLYPGTIYSTAGVHPHDAKSMSEEELWAELRQVAAAPECVALGECGLNYTKDFSEPHVQRAVFKRQVELACELQKPLLVHEKAAQEDVLRILEEGGARLPPVVVHSFTGSAEQGLRYLERGCYLALTGYVCKDKAADGVRRLLADRLLPLDRLLVETDSPFMYPNVRASKLPPHVKACLTERSMNFVNRYCTFQRNEPCALPAVVELAAGFLGRSAQDVALATAFNALKLFGLSH, from the exons ATGACGTCTGAAGAAACGCAAATTCCGGAGGAACTGAAGGGTTGTTATGAAAATCTTATTGTGATCGACATCGGCGCAAATCtgacaaataaaaagtatggACGTGATCTCGATTCAGTAATTCAAAGGGCGAAAGATGCAG GCGTCCAGAAAATAATGGTGACGGGCACATCGGTGAGAAATAGCAAGGAGGCACTCCGATTGACTCGATTGTACCCCGGGACCATTTATTCCACAGCAG GCGTGCACCCGCACGACGCCAAGTCCATGTCGGAGGAGGAGCTGTGGGCGGAGCTGCGGCAGGTGGCGGCGGCGCCCGAGTGCGTGGCGCTCGGCGAGTGCGGCCTCAACTACACCAAGGACTTCTCCGAGCCCCACGTGCAGCGCGCCGTCTTCAAGCGGCAG GTGGAGCTGGCGTGCGAGCTGCAGAAGCCGCTGCTGGTGCACGAGAAGGCTGCGCAGGAGGACGTGCTGCGCATCCTGGAGGAGGGCGGGGCGCGCCTGCCGCCCGTCGTGGTGCACTCGTTCACCGGGTCGGCGGAGCAGGGCCTGCGCTACCTGGAGCGCGGCTGCTACCTCGCGCTCACCGGCTACGTGTGCAAGGACAAGGCGGCCGACGGCGTGCGGCGTCTGCTGGCCGACCGCCTGCTGCCGCTCGACCGTCTGCTCGTCGAGACCGACTCGCCCTTCATGTACCCCAACGTGCGCGCCTCCAAGCTGCCGCCGCACGTGAAGGCCTGCCTCACCGAGAG GTCCATGAACTTCGTGAACCGGTACTGCACGTTCCAGCGCAACGAGCCGTGCGCGCTGCCCGCAGTCGTCGAGCTGGCGGCCGGCTTCCTGGGCCGCAGCGCGCAGGACGTCGCCCTCGCCACCGCCTTCAACGCCCTCAAGCTCTTCGGCCTCAGCCACTGA
- the LOC106708565 gene encoding polyribonucleotide nucleotidyltransferase 1, mitochondrial translates to MLNRKRFILSKLKLKGLCYCRLLSTQTNVGEIEVPFSNGTTLKLSTGRYARFADGACVATLGNTSVLATVVAKAKASAASFLPLVVDYRQKAAAAGRIPTNFLRRELGPTEREILTSRLVDRSVRPLFPQDFTSDTQLACNTLAVDGTNPPETVAINAASAALALSDVPWDGPIGAVRLGQIDNELIVNPTRRELERSSLNLVVAAASGNLVVMLEGGANDVLQQDLLKAIKLGAKEAQHVVRAIERLASAHGKRKRAYAAPPQLPGDVADALRALCTMKIREILSDFSHDKTSRDAALAELRQTAVAQLRDAGDPALLVDCFNAHLRQTFRDLIFETDVRCDGRALDELRKINCEVSLYEPLHGSALFQRGQTQVLCTVAFDSPDSALKLDPLTAITSGTKEKSFFLHYEFPSYATGEVGGARGAGPARREAGHGALAERGLAPVVPHQPYTVRLTAEVLESNGSSSMASVCGGSLALLDAGVALSAPAAGVAVGLVSRYQDGALCDYRILTDLLGIEDYMGDMDFKVAGTKRGVTALQADVKTAGLPLKVVMEAVQRACDAKARVIDIMNKCIDRPRQDRKESLPVTEELTVEPHERSRVLGPAGINLKRLYVETGVQLSALDERRFSVFAPNAAALAEARARLAGWLSAERAPDLEFGAVYTARVVELRDCGVMVSLHAALPPALLHNSQLDHRKVQHPSALGLAVGSEIHVKYFGRDPVSGQIRLSRKVLTSPPPATPRKLDRSS, encoded by the exons atgttaaataggAAACGTTTTATCTTATCaaagttaaaactaaaagGACTGTGCTATTGTCGATTACTTTCAACACAAACAAATGTGGGTGAAATAGAAGTGCCTTTTTCAAATGG AACAACATTGAAATTGTCAACGGGACGCTATGCAAGGTTTGCAGATGGGGCATGTGTGGCCACATTGGGAAACACCAGCGTGTTGGCCACCGTGGTTGCAAAGGCCAAGGCCAGTGCAGCCTCCTTTCTACCTCTTGTAGTTGACTACAGACAGAAGGCAGCAGCTGCAGGACGCATACCCACCAATTTTCTTCGGAGAGAGCTGG GGCCCACGGAGCGTGAGATCTTGACATCGCGGCTAGTGGATCGCTCGGTGCGACCGCTCTTCCCGCAGGACTTCACGAGCGACACGCAGCTGGCGTGCAACACGCTCGCAGTCGACGGCACCAACCCGCCCGAGACGGTCGCCATCAATGCGGCCAGCGCCGCCCTCGCTCTATCCGACGTTCCCTGGGATGGACCTATCGGGGCGGTTAG GTTGGGACAGATAGACAACGAGCTGATCGTGAACCCGACGCGGCGCGAGCTGGAGCGCTCCAGTCTGAACCTGGTGGTTGCGGCGGCCAGCGGGAATCTGGTGGTGATGCTCGAAGGCGGCGCCAACGACGTGCTGCAGCAGGACCTGCTCAAGGCCATCAAACTAG GTGCGAAGGAGGCGCAGCACGTGGTGCGCGCCATCGAGCGGCTGGCGAGCGCGCACGGCAAGCGCAAGCGCGCGTACGCCGCGCCCCCGCAGCTGCCCGGAGACGTCGCGGACGCCCTGCGCGCGCTCTGCACCATGAAGATACGCGAGATCCTCAG CGACTTCAGCCACGACAAGACGTCGCGCGACGCGGCGCTGGCCGAGCTGCGGCAGACGGCGGTGGCGCAGCTGCGCGACGCCGGCGACCCCGCCCTCCTCGTCGACTGCTTCAACGCCCACCTGCGACAGACCTTCCGCGACCTCATCTTCGAGACCGACGTGCGCTGCGACGGCCGCGCGCTCGACGAGCTCAGGAAGATCAACTGCGAG GTGTCGCTGTACGAGCCGCTGCACGGCAGCGCACTGTTCCAGCGCGGGCAGACGCAGGTGCTGTGTACTGTGGCCTTCGACTCGCCCGACAGCGCGCTCAAGCTGGACCCCCTCACCGCCATCACCAG CGGCACCAAAGAGAAGAGCTTCTTCCTGCACTACGAGTTTCCGTCGTACGCGACGGGCGAGGTGGGCGGGGCGCGCGGGGCGGGGCCGGCGCGGCGCGAGGCGGGGCACGGCGCGCTGGCGGAGCGCGGCCTGGCCCCCGTCGTGCCCCACCAGCCCTACACCGTGCGCCTCACCGCTGAGGTGCTCGAGTCCAACG GCTCCAGCTCCATGGCGTCGGTGTGCGGCGGCTCGCTGGCGCTGCTGGACGCGGGCGTGGCGCTGAGCGCTCCGGCCGCGGGCGTTGCAGTCGGCCTCGTGTCGCGCTACCAGGACGGCGCGCTGTGCGACTACCGCATCCTCACCGACCTGCTG GGCATCGAGGACTACATGGGCGACATGGACTTCAAGGTGGCGGGCACGAAGCGCGGCGTGACCGCGCTGCAGGCGGACGTGAAGACGGCCGGCCTGCCGCTCAAGGTGGTCATGGAGGCCGTGCAGCGCGCCTGCGACGCCAAGGCGCGCGTCATCGACATCATGAACAAGTGCATCGACCGGCCCAG GCAGGACCGCAAGGAGAGCCTGCCGGTGACGGAGGAGCTGACGGTGGAGCCGCACGAGCGCTCGCGGGTGCTGGGCCCCGCCGGCATCAACCTGAAGCGGCTGTACGTGGAGACGGGGGTGCAGCTGAGCGCGCTGGACGAGCGCCGGTTCTCGGTGTTCGCGCCGAACGCGGCCGCGCTGGCGGAGGCGCGGGCGCGGCTGGCGGGCTGGCTGAGCGCCGAGCGCGCGCCCGACCTGGAGTTCGGGGCGGTGTACACGGCGCGGGTGGTGGAGCTGCGCGACTGCGGGGTGATGGTGTCGCTGCACGCCGCGCTGCCGCCCGCGCTGCTGCACAACTCGCAGCTCGACCACCGCAAG gTGCAGCACCCGTCGGCGCTGGGGCTGGCGGTGGGCTCGGAGATCCACGTGAAGTACTTCGGCCGCGACCCGGTGTCGGGACAGATACGTCTGTCGCGCAAGGTGCTGACGTCACCGCCGCCCGCCACACCGCGCAAACTGGACAGGAGCAGTTAG
- the LOC106708937 gene encoding esterase B1, whose amino-acid sequence MTGTQWTAVLVLQLLAHNALCGYGTLAAHAHLSDHSAHADLRDHSAHAEQSDHSAHANQSDHSAHADQSNHSAHANQSDHSVHRDQNDYSDYSAHADQSEHSVHSDHGDHNSQGDHSAYGNHSTLGDRGVLSDHNDYGNHSNHGDHSDNGDHSDHGDHSDHSAHSDHGDHGDHDARGEHSVAGGHKSHSVQSGRSVRFGVRLVERSEYIHATTSSGSIRGRLARDGDYFAFLGIPYAATPTGLLRLKAPQPPPAWNGTLTAERTVVCPQQGVGEEDCLVLNIFVPKIKAKRALPVLVYIHGGSFRYGAGPTRGAGPIVEQGVILVTINYRLGPLGFLCLGIDEAPGNAGLQDQLAALRWVKSNIKHFGGDPNGVTVYGTDSGAACVELLVLSKASTDLFARAVIESGSGGATWAIDDRPLCTAKNFAKAFSVSELEHPLKLLELYQDVPASLLTRVNEKFANTFTDGRYGFAPCVERPFEGVQSIVTRPPSEILRKESISEIPVMFIFASLEGLFLKSREYYTLNYMNRMEANFAEFLPSGLNFDNQIKRNEKAAEVRRFYFANETIENNKLGYLRYFGDSQILRAVVGGAEAHARRGRLVYLMEFAYGGGLRARDPLYASVVAQGAPAPAGHAHFNAHVILNSTVQSDSDQLAIERAATLLCNFVKYGEPTPNMTEALPIRWPRLRPPLLPYLRLGDDLQLLEAPYSGRIQFWKQLFYDFGKQISDYEPYFC is encoded by the exons ATGACGGGCACGCAATGGACTGCTGTGTTAGTGCTTCAACTGCTCGCTCACAACGCCCTCTGCGGCTATGGTACACTCGCTGCCCACGCTCACCTCAGCGATCACAGTGCCCACGCTGACCTCAGAGACCACAGTGCCCACGCCGAACAAAGCGACCACAGTGCCCACGCCAACCAAAGCGACCACAGTGCCCACGCCGACCAAAGCAACCACAGTGCCCACGCCAACCAAAGCGATCACAGCGTCCACCGCGACCAGAATGACTACAGCGACTACAGTGCCCACGCCGACCAAAGTGAACACAGTGTCCATAGTGACCACGGCGACCATAATTCCCAAGGTGACCACAGTGCCTACGGAAATCACAGTACTCTCGGTGACCGTGGAGTCCTCAGCGACCACAATGACTACGGTAACCACAGTAACCACGGCGACCACAGCGACAACGGCGACCACAGCGACCACGGCGACCACAGCGACCACAGCGCACATAGTGACCACGGTGACCACGGCGATCACGATGCCCGCGGTGAGCACAGCGTAGCCGGTGGCCATAAAAGCCACAGCGTTCAAAGTGGCCGCAGCGTCCGCTTTGGTGTTAGGCTTGTTGAGCGGTCAGAGTACATCCATGCGACGACTTCTAGCGGCAGCATTCGGGGCCGGCTGGCGCGCGACGGCGACTACTTTGCCTTCCTCGGCATACCCTACGCCGCAACGCCCACAGGATTGCTGCGATTGAAG GCGCCGCAGCCTCCGCCTGCGTGGAACGGCACTTTGACCGCCGAGCGTACGGTCGTCTGTCCCCAGCAAGGCGTCGGCGAAGAGGACTGCCTCGTACTAAACATTTTCGTTCCCAAGATAAAGGCGAAGCGTGCGCTTCCCGTGCTGGTGTACATCCACGGAGGCTCCTTCCGTTACGGCGCCGGACCCACCCGAGGCGCGGGGCCAATAGTTGAACAGGGCGTTATCTTAGTGACAATCAACTACCGTCTAGGCCCACTAGGATTCCTTTGCCTCGGCATCGACGAGGCTCCGGGCAACGCGGGCTTGCAGGATCAGCTAGCGGCCCTGAGATGGGTAAAGagtaacataaaacattttggtgGCGACCCAAATGGTGTAACCGTATATGGGACGGATTCCGGAGCGGCGTGCGTCGAGCTTCTAGTTCTTTCTAAGGCGAGCACCGATTTATTTGCAAGAGCTGTGATCGAGTCCGGATCCGGTGGAGCGACGTGGGCGATCGACGATCGTCCCCTGTGCACCGCCAAAAACTTTGCGAAAGCATTTTCCGTATCCGAGTTGGAACATCCGCTTAAGTTATTGGAACTGTATCAAGATGTGCCGGCGAGCTTATTGACCAGAGTCAACGAGAAATTCGCGAACACTTTTACCGACGGTAGGTACGGCTTTGCGCCGTGCGTCGAGAGACCCTTCGAAGGTGTGCAATCTATTGTAACCAGACCACCGTCGGAAATCCTGAGAAAAGAGTCAATCAGTGAAATACCagtaatgtttatatttgctTCTTTGGAAGGTTTGTTTCTTAAAAGCAGAGAATATTACACGCTGAATTACATGAACAGAATGGAAGCGAATTTTGCGGAATTTTTGCCTTCCGGCCTAAACTTCGACAACCAAATTAAAAGGAACGAAAAGGCTGCGGAAGTGCGACGTTTTTATTTCGCAAACGAAACcatagaaaacaataaattggGATATTTGCGGTATTTCGGAGACAGCCAGATACTGCGAGCGGTGGTCGGCGGGGCGGAGGCGCATGCACGGCGCGGCCGCCTCGTCTATCTTATGGAGTTCGCGTATGGCGGCGGGCTGCGCGCGCGAGACCCGCTCTACGCGAGCGTGGTGGCCCAGGGTGCGCCAGCGCCGGCGGGACACGCCCACTTCAATGCTCACGTTATATTGAACAGTACTGTTCAATCGGACAGCGATCAATTGGCAATCGAGAGGGCGGCGACACTCTTGTGTAATTTCGTTAAATATGG GGAGCCGACACCGAACATGACGGAAGCGCTGCCGATTCGCTGGCCGCGACTGCGCCCACCCCTACTGCCCTACCTGCGCCTCGGCGACGACCTACAGCTCCTCGAAGCGCCCTACAGCGGGAGGATACAATTTtggaaacaattattttacgatTTCGGAAAACAGATATCGGATTATGAACCATATTTTTGCtag
- the LOC106708564 gene encoding uncharacterized protein LOC106708564, translating to MAARFGAHCCSRGHVPRTMSSVPIYLVLAAFIHLIFIIPFAYLEIKFGNGNEAKDVITDPFHRNKIINNYLKADDVKTLKKIKMKARALSLTVKPRGSEYGARGLEEEPSGFQQDAIMNLYRPPPPFVRRHKNEAEDYLSSSSSVEMQNWKEEWKDIWLAKKLEALNSSIPKGDTVNMAAARPWGVPCGDPNQHDMPWGTCMLPMECEAEYRIYRGDFSCGRTTFVCCALQLSTYDMYGGFDISFQDSSLETDSEEKRMRDVNSRERRERKKKREKRKRKRDRDKRKRKIKKNIQNIIKEIRKILDRAYKNGTAMRKKKTKQLKRFIKELKKQYRKDRQSVKDIHEMEIIKVDAALMKKLNQIRVVNRNFMKNATFREIIINGTMTKKQARMLLESYPDLEGYMTRRAAPAGAAHTPADYDIEYGYFYY from the exons ATGGCGGCGAGATTTGGCGCGCATTGCTGCAGCCGCGGTCATGTCCCGCGGACAATGAGCTCTGTGCCGATCTACCTCGTACTGGCCGCCTTTATTCACCTTATCTTCATCATTCCTTTTGCgtatcttgaaataaaatttggcaacGGGAATGAGGCGAAAGATGTGATCACTGATCCGTTCcacagaaacaaaataataaacaactaTCTCAAAGCGGACgatgtaaaaacattaaagaaaataaaaatgaaggcGCGCGCTTTGAGTTTAACCGTGAAGCCTCGAGGCAGTGAGTATGGCGCGCGCGGGCTGGAGGAGGAGCCGAGCGGATTTCAGCAGGACGCCATCATGAACCTGTACCGGCCGCCCCCGCCCTTCGTGCGCCGCCACAAGAATGAGGCCGAGGACTATCTCAGCTCCAGCTCCAGCGTCGAGATGCAGAATTGGAAGGAAGAGTGGAAGGACATCTGGCTGGCCAAGAAGCTCGAGGCGCTCAACTCCTCCATTCCCAAGGGCGACACCGTCAATATGGCCGCCGCGA GGCCGTGGGGCGTGCCGTGCGGCGATCCCAATCAGCACGACATGCCGTGGGGCACGTGCATGTTGCCGATGGAATGCGAGGCGGAGTACCGCATCTACCGCGGCGACTTCTCCTGCGGCCGCACAACCTTCGTATGCTGCGCGCTGCAACTCTCCACCTACGACATGTACGGCGGCTTCGACATCTCCTTCCAGGATTCCAGCCTCGAGACAGACTCCGAGGAAAAGCGGATGCGCGACGTTAACTCGCGAGAGCGCCGCGAGCGCAAGAAGAAGCGGGAGAAGCGAAAACGCAAGCGCGACAGAGATAAGAGAAAGCGTAAAATCAAGAAGAACATCCAGAACATCATAAAAGAGATACGAAAAATATTAGACAGAGCATACAAGAACGGAACCGCTATGAGAAAGAAGAAGACGAAGCAGCTGAAGAGGTTCATCAAGGAGCTGAAGAAGCAGTACCGCAAGGATCGGCAGTCCGTCAAAGACATTCACGAAATGGAGATTATCAAGGTAGACGCCGCGCTCATGAAGAAGCTCAATCAGATAAGGGTGGTCAACAGGAACTTCATGAAGAACGCCACCTTCCGGGAAATCATCATCAACGGCACCATGACCAAGAAGCAGGCCCGCATGCTGCTGGAGTCCTACCCCGACCTCGAGGGGTACATGACGCGGCGCGCAGCTCCCGCCGGCGCGGCGCACAC CCCCGCCGACTACGACATCGAGTATGGATACTTTTactattaa
- the LOC106708691 gene encoding ribonuclease P protein subunit p21 yields MRKVHGNDSFQRINYLYQISKYMAGKNPALSSYYGNLIINIGKKNVLKIHPDIKRQVCKKCRCILVHGVSAEMQLRTKNNRKLMQWKCNTCETSKTFILDKDGERLLWLERPEAVVEVIA; encoded by the exons atgCGTAAAGTACATGGGAATGATTCTTTTCAGCGTATTAACTATCTATATCag ataAGTAAATACATGGCGGGTAAAAATCCAGCCTTGTCTTCATATTATGGCAACCTCATAATCAATATCGGAAAGAAAAACGTCTTGAAAAT aCATCCTGATATAAAAAGGCAGGTTTGTAAAAAGTGTCGTTGCATACTTGTTCATGGTGTTTCAGCCGAAATGCAATtgagaacaaaaaataatagaaagttGATGCAATGGAAGTGTAACACTTGTGAAACATCAAAGACATTTATCTTGGACAAGGATGGAGAGCGGCTCCTGTGGTTGGAGCGGCCGGAGGCAGTTGTTGAAGTTATTGCTTAG